The Desulfobotulus mexicanus genome includes a window with the following:
- a CDS encoding RlmE family RNA methyltransferase has protein sequence MAAKKAKGRMPAKNSANPWEDHYTRLARKENYVARSVYKLKEIQDKYGPMQEGHRILDLGCAPGSWLQYATEMAGPSGGVLGLDLKPVDLAFPPHARAVVGDIYDLSDEIRDWLLPGVDGVLSDMAPATTGMGDVDALRSAALCEAALFLAKDVLKPGGYFICKIFQGRGFDSFLADVKRLFEKQRIFKPKSCRKQSREIYVLGMGFYGKPDVN, from the coding sequence ATGGCAGCAAAAAAAGCAAAGGGCAGAATGCCTGCGAAAAATTCGGCAAATCCCTGGGAGGATCATTATACAAGGCTGGCCCGCAAGGAAAACTATGTGGCGAGGTCTGTATATAAACTCAAGGAAATTCAGGATAAGTATGGTCCTATGCAAGAGGGCCATAGAATTCTGGACTTAGGTTGTGCACCGGGCTCATGGCTGCAGTATGCCACGGAGATGGCAGGGCCTTCGGGCGGAGTGCTGGGTTTGGATCTGAAGCCTGTGGATCTGGCTTTCCCCCCCCATGCCAGAGCTGTGGTGGGAGACATCTATGATCTTTCCGATGAGATTCGGGACTGGCTGCTGCCGGGGGTGGATGGTGTCCTAAGCGATATGGCACCAGCTACTACGGGTATGGGAGATGTGGATGCCCTGCGGTCAGCAGCCCTTTGCGAGGCAGCTTTGTTTCTGGCAAAAGATGTGCTGAAGCCGGGAGGCTATTTTATCTGTAAGATTTTTCAGGGCCGGGGTTTTGATTCTTTTCTGGCTGATGTTAAGAGGCTTTTTGAAAAGCAGCGTATCTTTAAACCTAAGAGTTGCCGGAAACAGAGCCGGGAAATTTATGTGCTGGGTATGGGCTTTTACGGAAAGCCGGATGTAAATTGA
- a CDS encoding YebC/PmpR family DNA-binding transcriptional regulator, which yields MAGHSKWANIRHKKGKEDIRRGKIFTKLAKEIMVAARIGGGDPTSNPRLRTATIAARSENMPKDNIERAIKKGIGDLDGANYEEITYEGYGPSGAAVIVEVMTDNKNRTVGEVRHAFSKCGGNLGANGCVAWMFDKKGFLVVEKGAVDEDALMEAALEAGAEDVREEEECFEIITEPQDFDAVRDALETAGFAFTMAEVSMIPQTMTSLEGKDAQQMVKLMEMLEDNDDVQKVHTNADIPEDLV from the coding sequence ATGGCAGGGCACAGCAAGTGGGCGAATATTCGCCATAAAAAGGGCAAGGAAGATATACGCAGGGGTAAGATTTTTACCAAACTGGCCAAGGAAATAATGGTGGCTGCCCGCATTGGTGGCGGGGACCCGACCAGCAATCCCAGGTTGCGTACCGCAACCATAGCAGCCCGTTCGGAAAACATGCCCAAGGACAATATTGAAAGGGCTATCAAGAAGGGAATTGGCGATCTGGACGGTGCCAATTATGAGGAAATCACCTACGAAGGCTATGGGCCCAGTGGTGCTGCGGTCATTGTAGAGGTTATGACGGACAACAAAAACCGCACTGTGGGTGAGGTTCGCCATGCCTTCAGCAAATGCGGCGGTAACCTTGGTGCCAATGGCTGTGTTGCCTGGATGTTTGATAAAAAAGGTTTCTTGGTGGTGGAGAAGGGAGCCGTGGATGAGGATGCCCTTATGGAGGCAGCCCTTGAAGCAGGTGCTGAGGATGTGCGTGAGGAAGAAGAATGTTTTGAAATAATCACCGAGCCCCAGGATTTTGATGCTGTGCGGGATGCCCTTGAAACCGCTGGATTTGCCTTTACAATGGCAGAAGTCAGCATGATTCCCCAGACCATGACCAGCCTTGAGGGCAAGGATGCCCAGCAGATGGTTAAGCTCATGGAGATGCTCGAAGACAACGATGATGTGCAGAAGGTGCACACCAACGCAGATATACCGGAAGATCTGGTCTGA
- a CDS encoding S8 family serine peptidase: MRQPVLFILLTCCFLMACLLTACFSSSSDDSKVKKSSIPEISFSLEIPDSFKNDAGILVAPARAFVLAPDFFSEDGKLLDYNWKLNGKAAGAGKARWLELPSPGSHFVELQVSDSLGNYRTRREEIHLAEGPALFLSGRVYPVREQKSGNSGSLRPSLKDIIPGEVIVRFREPEAAFRSAMGEDGWQELERYKETALLRIPLARYAMGGDGEAVAGDTLAAVEALSMRRDILWAEPNYRRRTFRIPVNDTAYAEDPRRFWPLEAITAPDAWDQTRGAGAVIAVLDSGVMADHPDLKDRIGPDGYDFVEKRAGTPSDERPFHGTQVSGIALATMNNGLGIAGVAGEATLMPLKVIKNDSASTWDIAQAIRYAAGLENASGRLPQRRADVINLSLGGTWNSREEREAVAAALKAGVFVVAAAGNEGRDRKNYPAAHSGVFAVAGVDQGLMRHRDSNYGDWISLVAPFGPVYTTSAWTLVSRPQASYVDAFGTSMATPFVSGVLALMRSLDPFLSPDQAMGILEKGGMTRDLGPLGKDEDTGWGLVDAAKAVHAPGAAVPVAAPEALYMGMGRGQALFFLGKANDVSGLPASSLPWLEIRETAQGLNTRTFTVFLNMEHGDFPGEGGRFFIAIPTDSGDSLYPVHVNMPPENLHGLSQDHVFVVLEQEGSGKMRYYSLSEEDKEEGAYVWRMDDVEAGLYRIRIQGEELKGAYPSGGGRVVWVYPKAPCLEHLDFVVEAF, translated from the coding sequence ATGCGACAGCCCGTCCTTTTTATTCTTCTAACTTGCTGTTTTCTGATGGCCTGTTTACTCACGGCCTGCTTCTCTTCCTCATCCGATGATAGCAAGGTAAAGAAAAGTTCTATTCCTGAAATAAGCTTTTCTCTGGAAATACCTGATTCTTTTAAAAACGATGCGGGAATATTAGTGGCACCGGCAAGGGCTTTTGTTTTAGCCCCTGATTTTTTTTCAGAAGACGGAAAACTCCTTGATTATAACTGGAAGCTTAATGGAAAAGCAGCTGGTGCAGGAAAAGCCCGCTGGCTGGAACTGCCTTCTCCGGGAAGCCATTTTGTTGAGCTGCAGGTTTCAGACTCCCTTGGAAATTACCGGACCCGCAGGGAGGAAATTCATCTGGCTGAAGGTCCGGCCCTTTTTCTTTCCGGCAGGGTGTATCCGGTTCGGGAGCAGAAATCTGGAAATTCCGGCTCCCTTCGTCCTTCTCTGAAAGATATTATACCCGGTGAGGTCATTGTCCGGTTCCGGGAACCGGAAGCTGCTTTCCGTTCTGCCATGGGTGAAGATGGCTGGCAGGAGCTGGAAAGATATAAGGAAACGGCATTGCTGCGTATCCCCCTTGCACGTTACGCCATGGGAGGGGACGGGGAGGCTGTCGCAGGGGATACCCTGGCAGCGGTGGAAGCCCTTAGTATGCGTCGGGATATTCTCTGGGCGGAGCCGAATTACAGGCGAAGGACTTTCAGGATACCGGTCAATGATACGGCTTATGCAGAAGATCCCCGCCGTTTCTGGCCCCTGGAGGCCATTACGGCGCCTGATGCCTGGGATCAGACAAGGGGGGCTGGAGCTGTGATTGCCGTGCTGGATTCCGGTGTCATGGCGGATCATCCGGATCTTAAAGACCGCATCGGTCCGGATGGTTATGATTTTGTTGAAAAACGTGCAGGAACACCTTCCGATGAAAGACCTTTCCATGGAACACAGGTATCGGGCATTGCCCTTGCCACCATGAACAACGGGCTGGGCATTGCAGGTGTGGCGGGTGAAGCCACCCTCATGCCCCTTAAGGTGATAAAAAATGATTCTGCCAGTACCTGGGATATTGCCCAGGCCATACGCTATGCCGCAGGCCTTGAAAATGCTTCGGGACGGCTGCCCCAAAGAAGGGCCGATGTGATTAATCTCAGCCTTGGCGGAACATGGAATTCAAGGGAAGAAAGGGAGGCTGTGGCAGCGGCCCTGAAAGCAGGGGTCTTTGTGGTGGCCGCCGCAGGCAACGAGGGAAGGGACAGAAAAAACTATCCTGCTGCCCACAGTGGTGTTTTTGCCGTGGCTGGCGTGGATCAGGGCCTTATGCGCCATCGTGACAGTAATTACGGAGACTGGATTTCCCTTGTGGCACCCTTTGGCCCCGTTTATACCACATCGGCATGGACCCTTGTGAGCAGACCGCAGGCATCCTATGTTGATGCCTTCGGGACTTCCATGGCAACGCCCTTTGTCAGTGGTGTGCTGGCCCTGATGCGCAGTCTGGATCCTTTTCTTTCTCCTGATCAGGCTATGGGAATTCTGGAAAAAGGAGGAATGACCCGGGATCTTGGACCTTTGGGAAAGGATGAGGACACGGGCTGGGGCCTTGTGGATGCGGCAAAGGCAGTGCATGCTCCGGGAGCTGCTGTTCCTGTGGCAGCACCAGAGGCTCTTTATATGGGTATGGGCAGAGGGCAGGCCCTTTTTTTTCTGGGAAAAGCTAATGATGTGTCAGGTCTTCCCGCATCTTCTCTGCCATGGCTTGAGATCCGGGAGACGGCCCAGGGGCTGAATACCCGGACTTTTACGGTTTTTCTGAACATGGAGCATGGAGATTTCCCTGGGGAAGGAGGGCGCTTTTTTATTGCAATCCCAACGGATTCCGGAGATTCTCTTTATCCTGTGCATGTGAACATGCCGCCTGAGAATCTTCATGGACTTTCCCAGGATCATGTCTTTGTTGTTCTTGAACAGGAAGGTTCGGGAAAAATGAGATATTATTCCCTGTCTGAAGAGGATAAGGAAGAAGGAGCCTATGTCTGGCGTATGGATGATGTTGAAGCGGGCCTTTACCGTATCCGAATTCAGGGGGAGGAGCTGAAGGGGGCATACCCATCCGGAGGAGGAAGGGTTGTCTGGGTATATCCAAAGGCACCTTGTCTCGAACATCTTGATTTTGTGGTTGAAGCGTTTTAA
- a CDS encoding protease complex subunit PrcB family protein, with product MKQKSWRILTGVLLVSLVLYGCIAAKKSMGGPPVAEMIYHGSDCGFRSDAPFGLWIGEISDFSRLETDGSLLCEAVRQRLEEVDFNLGGVLLLGLGMQKTGGYGIRLASTDLESSGDTAIVRLRMIRPSSGSRVTQALTWPCILIGIPHGEYRHVQAMDDAGRLMVKTRIH from the coding sequence ATGAAACAGAAATCGTGGCGGATTCTGACGGGTGTTCTTCTGGTCAGTCTTGTTCTCTATGGTTGTATTGCCGCTAAAAAGAGCATGGGCGGTCCGCCTGTGGCGGAGATGATCTATCATGGTTCAGACTGCGGTTTCCGCAGTGATGCTCCCTTTGGCCTGTGGATAGGGGAAATTTCCGACTTTTCACGGCTGGAAACCGATGGCAGCCTTCTCTGCGAAGCGGTCCGTCAGCGCCTGGAAGAGGTAGACTTTAATCTTGGTGGCGTGCTGTTGTTAGGGCTGGGTATGCAAAAAACAGGGGGGTATGGCATTCGTCTGGCATCCACGGATCTGGAGTCGAGCGGGGATACAGCCATTGTAAGGCTGCGTATGATCAGGCCTTCATCCGGCAGCCGGGTCACCCAGGCCCTGACATGGCCCTGTATCCTCATAGGTATTCCCCATGGGGAGTATCGCCATGTGCAGGCCATGGATGACGCAGGTCGGCTGATGGTGAAGACCCGGATTCATTAG
- the nadA gene encoding quinolinate synthase NadA, producing MKDTIRKLAREKNAIILAHNYVPADIQDVAHLCGDSLELSIKAAETDADIIVFCGVRFMAETAAILSPEKTVLLPVEDAGCPMADMVTPEALKKRKAQLPGVPVVTYVNSTAAVKALSDICCTSANVIRVVESLDSEEILMTPDRNLALYAASHSSKRIHLWEGFCPFHNNLDRKTVAEAKKAHPNAFFIAHPECPPEVLIMADAVTSTSGMIRMAKESSHREFIIGTETGLLYPLQQACPDKIFHPASPEMYCPDMKKISLEILKSTLEKESGRVTVPEDIRIPALKAVRKMMAIKG from the coding sequence ATGAAAGATACCATAAGAAAACTGGCCAGAGAAAAAAACGCCATCATACTGGCCCATAATTATGTCCCTGCAGATATTCAGGACGTAGCACACCTCTGCGGAGACTCCCTGGAACTGAGCATCAAGGCTGCGGAAACCGATGCTGATATCATTGTTTTCTGCGGAGTGCGCTTTATGGCGGAAACCGCTGCCATTCTCTCCCCTGAAAAAACCGTTCTGCTTCCCGTCGAAGATGCGGGCTGCCCCATGGCGGACATGGTCACACCGGAAGCCCTTAAAAAGCGTAAAGCCCAGCTTCCCGGCGTCCCCGTGGTCACCTACGTTAACTCCACGGCTGCGGTCAAGGCCCTTTCCGATATCTGCTGCACCTCAGCCAACGTGATCCGGGTGGTGGAGAGCCTTGACAGTGAAGAAATTCTCATGACACCGGACCGCAATCTCGCCCTGTATGCGGCCAGTCACAGCTCAAAAAGAATCCACCTATGGGAAGGCTTCTGTCCCTTCCACAACAATCTTGACCGTAAAACCGTTGCTGAAGCAAAAAAAGCCCACCCCAATGCCTTTTTCATCGCCCATCCCGAATGTCCGCCAGAGGTTCTGATCATGGCCGATGCCGTCACCAGCACCTCGGGGATGATCCGCATGGCAAAGGAATCGAGCCACAGAGAATTTATCATCGGCACGGAAACAGGGCTTCTTTACCCACTTCAGCAGGCCTGCCCGGATAAGATTTTCCATCCGGCAAGCCCTGAAATGTACTGCCCGGACATGAAAAAAATAAGCCTTGAAATTCTAAAAAGCACCCTTGAAAAAGAATCCGGAAGGGTGACAGTACCCGAAGACATCCGCATCCCCGCCCTGAAGGCCGTCAGAAAAATGATGGCCATAAAGGGCTAA
- a CDS encoding LolA family protein, giving the protein MQGIILILLLSFLCYGQASAGDEVITAMENRYKDRCFSASFQQISVLSAMDISERADGRAVFSHPGRMRWEYETPEPRLIVTDGTTLWIYSPLEKEVLVGESEPYFGRGKGGRFLSDMASLREDFTHTRVSDPETDPVRLRLIPHQPEPGLTELFIEADNKTGQIVSIETLNAYGDVTRIRLFGEEGHNLCKDELFHFTPPPGTSEFKLGE; this is encoded by the coding sequence ATGCAAGGCATTATACTCATACTTCTTTTATCGTTTCTCTGTTACGGCCAGGCATCTGCCGGGGATGAAGTGATTACGGCCATGGAAAACCGTTACAAAGACCGGTGCTTTTCCGCCAGCTTCCAACAGATATCCGTACTTTCTGCCATGGACATATCCGAAAGGGCCGACGGCAGAGCTGTATTTTCCCATCCCGGCCGCATGCGTTGGGAATACGAAACCCCGGAACCAAGACTCATTGTCACGGACGGAACCACCCTCTGGATATACTCTCCCCTGGAAAAGGAAGTACTGGTGGGAGAATCGGAACCCTATTTCGGCAGAGGCAAGGGTGGCCGCTTTCTTTCGGACATGGCATCCCTGCGGGAAGATTTCACCCATACCAGAGTTTCCGATCCCGAAACCGATCCTGTCCGCCTCAGACTCATACCACATCAGCCCGAACCCGGCCTTACGGAACTTTTCATTGAAGCAGATAATAAAACCGGCCAAATTGTAAGCATAGAAACCCTTAATGCTTACGGGGATGTCACACGCATCCGTCTTTTCGGAGAAGAAGGCCACAACCTGTGCAAAGATGAACTCTTCCATTTCACCCCGCCACCGGGAACCAGCGAATTTAAGCTGGGGGAATAA
- the tgt gene encoding tRNA guanosine(34) transglycosylase Tgt, which translates to MAQRDIQFKLLAKDRSGARRGEFTTHHGTVQTPAFMPVGTAGYVHSTPARDVAEAGAEVLLANTYHLSLGDRLASVRYMGGLHRFMGWDRTILTDSGGFQVFSLPDRVIDDEGVTFSYEEDGEKVTLTPEKSMEIQRDLGADIVMAFDECVSHTADRNYVGKSVGLTTAWASRCRDVKLQDHQFLFGIVQGGVFDDLRRRSAKEITAIPFDGFAIGGVSVGEGFDLMRRVVGVTAPCLPEDLPRYLMGVGLPEDILEAVHLGMDMFDCVIPTRYARQGTLFTRTGKLRIKNKNFRKDRYPLDTKCSCYTCRTFSRMVLRYLFFSGDPLAETLATIHNITFYQDLMTDIRSAIEENRFESFKREWLEIYKKNR; encoded by the coding sequence ATGGCGCAAAGGGATATACAGTTTAAGCTGCTCGCAAAGGACAGAAGTGGTGCCCGGAGGGGAGAATTTACAACCCATCACGGAACCGTACAGACACCTGCTTTCATGCCCGTGGGAACGGCGGGTTACGTGCATTCCACCCCGGCAAGGGATGTGGCGGAAGCAGGTGCTGAGGTGCTTCTGGCCAACACCTACCACCTTTCTCTGGGTGACAGACTTGCATCTGTTCGTTATATGGGCGGCTTGCATCGTTTCATGGGATGGGACAGGACCATACTCACGGATTCCGGTGGGTTTCAGGTATTTTCTCTGCCGGACAGGGTTATTGATGATGAAGGTGTCACCTTTTCCTATGAGGAAGATGGGGAAAAGGTGACACTGACCCCTGAAAAGTCCATGGAGATACAGCGGGATTTGGGGGCGGATATTGTTATGGCCTTTGATGAATGTGTTTCCCATACCGCAGACCGGAATTATGTGGGAAAATCCGTGGGACTCACCACGGCCTGGGCTTCAAGGTGCAGGGATGTGAAACTGCAGGATCATCAGTTTCTTTTTGGTATTGTGCAGGGAGGGGTTTTTGATGATCTGCGCAGGAGAAGCGCCAAAGAGATAACGGCCATTCCCTTTGACGGTTTTGCCATAGGTGGTGTCAGTGTGGGTGAGGGTTTTGATCTCATGCGCAGGGTGGTGGGTGTCACAGCGCCCTGTCTTCCAGAAGATCTGCCAAGGTATCTCATGGGTGTAGGCCTTCCTGAGGATATTCTTGAAGCCGTGCATCTGGGCATGGATATGTTTGACTGCGTTATTCCTACACGTTATGCACGCCAGGGAACCCTTTTCACCCGTACGGGAAAACTTCGTATAAAGAATAAGAATTTTCGGAAAGACCGTTATCCTCTGGATACAAAATGTTCTTGTTATACTTGCAGAACCTTTTCCCGCATGGTGCTGCGTTATCTGTTCTTTTCCGGAGATCCTCTGGCGGAAACCCTTGCAACAATACATAATATTACTTTTTATCAGGATCTGATGACTGATATTCGCAGTGCCATTGAAGAAAACCGTTTTGAAAGTTTTAAAAGGGAATGGCTGGAAATTTATAAAAAAAACAGGTAA
- a CDS encoding OsmC family protein: MSQIHIRGLGKGEFILEKEGVSEIIGLRSSASAGKDASFSPTDLVSAALGSCLMAVMEAVLERSGFDPCAFSLDVEKEMAESPSRISRLCVRIRPPRPLEAVLVKKLEKVMAFCPVKRSLAPDVKISIIWEQPDAFSCPVEEGRL, translated from the coding sequence ATGTCTCAGATTCATATCAGGGGGCTCGGGAAAGGGGAATTCATTCTTGAAAAAGAAGGTGTTTCAGAGATCATAGGTCTTCGGTCTTCGGCATCAGCAGGGAAAGATGCCTCGTTTTCTCCCACGGATCTTGTGTCCGCAGCCTTGGGTTCCTGCCTCATGGCGGTGATGGAGGCTGTTCTGGAGCGATCTGGTTTTGATCCTTGCGCTTTTAGTCTTGACGTGGAAAAGGAAATGGCGGAATCTCCATCCCGTATCAGCCGTTTATGTGTAAGAATCAGACCCCCCCGACCACTGGAGGCTGTATTGGTGAAAAAGCTTGAAAAGGTCATGGCGTTTTGCCCGGTCAAAAGAAGTCTTGCTCCGGATGTGAAAATATCGATCATCTGGGAGCAGCCGGATGCTTTTTCGTGCCCGGTGGAGGAGGGCAGGCTGTGA
- a CDS encoding DUF1566 domain-containing protein — MSFFRRLIFLGCVLFMVACTGEKEYGILNIASQPGDAHIFINGERKGNTPEIQSRSFSIRLERGFYSLEAYRPIDADMEYYAIREDVFVGANTEQHLMLQMEKRLTEAGMNNAALLYMEKAFADRYYDNGNGTLTDIETGLQWMRCSLGQKWDGENCLGVADAYAWSRGRDTVRAFNMNGGYAGKKDWRIPSAEEMLTLVFCSSGHPAHWNNMGGACQGVYRRPAILEAAFPNTPSTWFWTSSEDAFNQGAAEFVFFHYGSSRSGDKSNEKCLRLVRDSGL; from the coding sequence TTGTCTTTTTTTCGCAGGCTCATCTTTTTGGGATGTGTGCTTTTCATGGTGGCCTGCACCGGTGAGAAGGAGTACGGCATTTTAAATATTGCATCCCAGCCGGGTGATGCCCATATATTTATCAATGGTGAACGTAAGGGGAATACTCCTGAAATCCAGAGCCGTTCCTTTTCCATCCGTCTGGAAAGGGGATTTTATAGCCTGGAGGCCTACAGACCCATTGATGCGGACATGGAGTATTATGCCATCCGTGAAGATGTTTTTGTAGGGGCCAATACGGAGCAGCATCTGATGCTGCAGATGGAAAAGCGTCTCACCGAAGCCGGTATGAATAATGCGGCCCTTCTCTATATGGAAAAAGCCTTTGCAGACCGCTATTATGACAACGGAAATGGCACACTGACGGATATTGAAACCGGCCTGCAGTGGATGCGCTGCAGTTTGGGGCAGAAATGGGACGGTGAAAACTGTCTGGGTGTGGCGGATGCCTATGCCTGGTCGAGGGGCAGGGATACGGTACGTGCCTTTAATATGAATGGCGGTTATGCCGGAAAAAAAGACTGGCGCATTCCCTCCGCAGAAGAAATGCTGACACTGGTTTTCTGTAGCTCTGGACATCCTGCACACTGGAATAATATGGGCGGGGCCTGTCAGGGAGTCTACAGGAGACCTGCAATTCTGGAGGCCGCCTTTCCCAATACACCTAGCACCTGGTTCTGGACTTCATCGGAAGATGCCTTTAATCAGGGAGCGGCTGAGTTTGTATTTTTTCATTACGGCAGCAGCCGTAGCGGTGATAAAAGTAATGAAAAGTGTCTGCGGCTGGTGAGGGACAGCGGTTTATAA
- the nqrF gene encoding NADH:ubiquinone reductase (Na(+)-transporting) subunit F, producing the protein MIFLISFVVFTGVTLSLVLLLLFVESRLVKKEDSRILINGDEDKSITVSTGSTLLSSLVSQGILLPSACGGGGTCAMCKCKVLEGGGDVLPTELSHLSRKEKAEGIRLACQLKVRNNLSIAIPEEIFSIRKYHATVVSNRSVGTYIKELLLKVDPDEDFSFEAGQYIQIDIPEYKLSFSDFSIPTTYVDDWDKYQLWNIKARSEERVFRAYSLANPPYEDQPRLTVRIATPPEDQPDAPPGVGSSFIFNLKEGDQVTFSGPYGDFLVKDSEKEICFVGGGAGMAPMRSQILHQLNTLHTKRKITFWYGARSRREMFYDDDFKSLREKYPNFHYQVALSEPLPEDQWDGPTGFIHEVLYESYLKKHEDPSEIEYYLCGPPVMVDSVVDILWNLGVEEEMIAYDKF; encoded by the coding sequence ATGATCTTTCTTATCAGTTTTGTCGTCTTCACCGGCGTAACCCTTTCTTTGGTGCTGCTGCTTCTTTTTGTGGAATCAAGGCTGGTTAAAAAAGAGGACAGCCGTATTCTCATAAATGGGGATGAAGACAAAAGTATTACGGTGTCCACCGGCAGCACCCTCCTGAGCAGCCTTGTGAGTCAGGGCATCCTCCTGCCCTCGGCCTGTGGCGGGGGCGGCACCTGCGCCATGTGCAAATGCAAGGTTCTGGAAGGCGGCGGTGACGTCCTGCCCACGGAACTTTCCCACCTGAGCCGAAAGGAAAAAGCGGAAGGTATCCGCCTTGCCTGCCAGCTCAAAGTGCGCAACAACCTGTCCATCGCCATTCCGGAAGAAATTTTCAGCATCAGAAAGTACCATGCCACGGTGGTATCCAACCGAAGCGTTGGCACCTACATCAAAGAACTTCTTCTCAAAGTGGATCCAGATGAAGACTTCTCCTTTGAGGCGGGCCAGTACATACAGATTGACATTCCCGAATATAAGCTTTCTTTTTCAGATTTTTCCATTCCCACGACCTATGTGGATGACTGGGACAAATACCAGTTATGGAACATCAAAGCCCGGTCTGAAGAAAGGGTGTTCCGTGCCTATTCCCTTGCCAATCCTCCCTATGAGGACCAGCCACGGCTCACCGTCCGCATTGCCACACCACCCGAAGACCAGCCCGATGCACCTCCGGGCGTGGGATCTTCTTTTATATTCAATCTTAAAGAAGGCGATCAGGTCACCTTCAGCGGTCCCTACGGAGATTTTCTCGTAAAGGATTCAGAAAAAGAAATATGCTTTGTGGGGGGAGGTGCGGGCATGGCACCCATGCGCAGCCAGATTCTGCATCAGCTCAATACCCTACATACAAAACGAAAAATCACCTTCTGGTACGGAGCAAGATCCAGAAGAGAAATGTTCTATGATGATGATTTTAAATCCCTTAGGGAAAAATATCCCAACTTCCATTATCAGGTGGCACTTTCAGAACCCCTGCCCGAAGATCAGTGGGATGGACCCACAGGCTTTATCCATGAGGTGCTGTATGAAAGCTACCTGAAAAAGCACGAAGATCCTTCAGAAATTGAGTATTATCTTTGCGGACCGCCTGTGATGGTGGATTCCGTGGTGGATATTTTATGGAACCTTGGAGTTGAAGAAGAGATGATAGCCTATGACAAATTTTAG
- the nqrE gene encoding NADH:ubiquinone reductase (Na(+)-transporting) subunit E, translating to MVENLMGIFLNSVFVGNILLAYFLGMCSFVAVSGNLKTATGLGFAVIFVLAITTPVNWFIHHYLLAPGALAWAGLPDVDLNFLRFITFIASIAAMVQIVEMVIERISQALYTALGVFLPLIAVNCAILGTSLFMVERNYNFNESLVFGLGSGTGWFLAIVAMASLRQKLRYADLPYGLEGYGITMIVSGLMAMGFMIFSGIAL from the coding sequence ATGGTGGAAAATCTGATGGGTATTTTTCTCAATTCTGTTTTTGTGGGCAATATTCTTTTGGCCTACTTCCTTGGCATGTGCTCCTTTGTGGCCGTTTCCGGCAACCTGAAAACCGCAACGGGGCTGGGTTTTGCCGTTATTTTTGTTCTGGCCATCACCACGCCGGTGAACTGGTTCATCCATCATTATCTGCTTGCACCCGGTGCCCTGGCCTGGGCTGGGTTGCCGGACGTGGATCTGAATTTTTTACGGTTCATAACCTTCATAGCCTCCATTGCCGCCATGGTACAGATTGTGGAAATGGTCATAGAACGCATATCCCAGGCCCTTTATACGGCGCTTGGGGTCTTTCTGCCGCTGATCGCCGTTAACTGCGCCATTCTGGGAACCTCCCTTTTCATGGTGGAAAGAAACTATAATTTCAATGAATCCCTTGTTTTTGGCTTAGGGTCTGGAACGGGCTGGTTTCTGGCCATTGTGGCCATGGCCTCCCTCCGCCAGAAGCTGCGCTACGCCGACCTCCCCTACGGCCTTGAAGGCTATGGAATCACCATGATCGTCTCAGGACTCATGGCCATGGGTTTCATGATTTTTTCCGGCATAGCCCTGTAA
- a CDS encoding HepT-like ribonuclease domain-containing protein: protein MYDKVLFIEIMKQIHYAGETVIKRFQPVKKVQDFTDSESGMEKLDSICMLLIAIGEALKNLDKVTEKALLPRYPQVDWKKAKGMRDIISYHYFEMDADVIFDVCANRIPELVAAVHLMIMDQSFPTKGETHADTQ from the coding sequence ATGTATGACAAGGTACTCTTCATCGAAATCATGAAACAGATACACTACGCCGGAGAAACGGTCATTAAGCGTTTTCAGCCAGTAAAAAAAGTACAGGATTTTACAGACTCTGAGTCTGGAATGGAAAAACTGGACAGTATCTGCATGCTGCTGATAGCCATCGGGGAAGCCTTAAAAAATCTTGACAAAGTAACAGAAAAAGCACTTCTGCCCCGCTACCCGCAAGTGGACTGGAAAAAAGCCAAAGGCATGAGGGATATCATCAGCTACCACTATTTTGAAATGGATGCGGATGTAATTTTTGATGTATGCGCAAATCGAATTCCTGAGCTTGTGGCAGCTGTCCATCTCATGATTATGGATCAATCCTTTCCCACGAAAGGAGAAACCCATGCGGATACACAATAA